The Gemmatimonadaceae bacterium genome has a window encoding:
- a CDS encoding branched-chain amino acid transaminase, with translation MARPAQQHHRIWRDGQMVNWEDATVHVMSHVVHYGSSVFEGIRCYSTPAGPAIFRLADHMRRFADSCRIYRMPLTHSHAALMQGCIDTVAENGLEQCYLRPVALRTGQQMGVFPKDAPLEVFIVPWQWGAYLGQAGLSEGVDVCVSSWRRAAPDTFPTMAKAGGNYLNSQLSLMEARMDGYAEGIMLDYFGFVSEGSGENLFLVRDGKLFTSTIGSGILNGITRDSVLTLARDMGIGVVEGTIPREMLYLADELFFTGTAVEITPIRSVDRIPVGTGKPGPISLAIQKEYMGIAKGTIADPHGWLTHVPSEVPAGI, from the coding sequence ATGGCTCGACCAGCACAGCAGCACCACCGTATCTGGCGCGACGGACAGATGGTGAACTGGGAGGACGCAACGGTTCACGTGATGAGTCACGTCGTGCACTACGGATCGAGCGTCTTCGAGGGAATCCGCTGTTACTCCACACCCGCGGGCCCCGCGATTTTCCGGCTCGCCGACCACATGCGCCGGTTCGCTGACTCCTGCCGCATCTATCGAATGCCGCTCACGCACTCACACGCCGCGCTGATGCAGGGCTGCATCGATACGGTGGCGGAGAACGGGCTGGAGCAATGCTACCTTCGTCCTGTCGCGCTTCGCACGGGCCAGCAAATGGGTGTATTCCCGAAGGATGCGCCGCTCGAGGTGTTCATCGTTCCCTGGCAGTGGGGAGCGTACCTCGGCCAGGCCGGTCTGTCGGAAGGCGTCGACGTTTGCGTATCGAGCTGGCGGCGGGCCGCTCCCGACACTTTCCCCACGATGGCGAAAGCCGGCGGCAACTATCTGAATTCGCAGCTCTCATTGATGGAGGCGCGGATGGACGGCTACGCCGAGGGGATAATGCTCGACTATTTCGGTTTTGTCTCCGAAGGGAGCGGTGAGAATCTTTTCCTCGTCCGCGATGGAAAGCTGTTCACTTCAACAATCGGCTCCGGGATCCTGAACGGAATCACGCGTGACTCCGTACTGACTCTTGCACGCGATATGGGCATCGGCGTCGTCGAGGGCACCATTCCGCGAGAGATGCTGTACCTGGCCGATGAGCTTTTCTTCACGGGCACTGCCGTCGAGATAACACCAATCCGTTCGGTGGATCGCATACCTGTCGGAACAGGGAAGCCGGGACCCATCTCGCTGGCGATTCAGAAGGAGTACATGGGAATAGCCAAAGGGACTATCGCCGATCCGCACGGGTGGCTGACTCATGTGCCGAGCGAGGTTCCTGCGGGTATTTAG
- a CDS encoding HNH endonuclease: MIVGCLALNASFEPLTMVPMRRALRLVIDGKAEIVEADPGRVVRSERLTLPRPAVIRLTRFIHVPRRFRRQVTNTFLFARDRYRCQYCGRMQIELRPRESLTRDHLIPLSRGGTNEWTNVVTACSPCNTRKANSLPSEAGMHPMHAPVEPHFVHLSWAVRRLTPTQARYIKLFYGDETLHRLEDLEHRHPSSGQLQHGHQHHAHGQHHGRNAPERVS, from the coding sequence TTGATCGTAGGTTGTCTGGCACTGAATGCATCGTTCGAGCCCCTGACGATGGTGCCGATGAGGCGCGCTCTCAGGCTCGTGATCGACGGCAAGGCCGAGATTGTCGAGGCCGACCCGGGGCGTGTCGTGCGCTCGGAGCGGCTGACATTGCCGCGCCCGGCGGTCATCCGTCTCACGCGCTTCATACATGTTCCGCGGCGTTTCCGTCGTCAGGTGACGAATACGTTCCTGTTTGCGCGCGATCGCTATCGTTGCCAGTACTGCGGGCGTATGCAGATCGAGCTCAGGCCGCGTGAGTCACTGACACGCGATCATCTGATCCCGTTGTCGCGCGGCGGGACGAACGAGTGGACCAACGTCGTCACCGCGTGCAGCCCGTGCAACACGCGCAAGGCGAACAGCCTGCCGAGCGAAGCGGGAATGCATCCAATGCACGCGCCCGTTGAGCCGCACTTCGTGCATCTGAGCTGGGCGGTGCGCCGGCTGACTCCGACACAGGCGCGCTACATCAAGCTCTTCTACGGCGACGAGACGCTACATCGCCTCGAGGATCTCGAGCACCGGCATCCTTCCAGCGGTCAGCTGCAGCACGGGCACCAGCACCATGCGCATGGCCAGCATCACGGACGGAACGCGCCGGAGCGCGTCTCGTAA
- a CDS encoding BamA/TamA family outer membrane protein — protein MTGARRFRLIVACAAVVAPLSPIDAQVPDTVKRDSTFDIRSFWRNRGDRNGLTLTSGKAYNRVEGLPIMMGPNFRGDFGRSTLRLAVLGILRTAHSAHWDSENLGHSVTADARFGGRRGYSVGASSYDIVSPVERWQLPEPDAGLAAFFLKRDYLDYFGRHGARLSASAFSGEAATLEMSYAHERWSSRRERDVMTLFRSGEGWRTNPVMQDGTAHLFETRVGLDSRNAELNPWAGWYLDAHYEYGRGHLVPFQLEPSGALFGALPGDDPTPLTTYGRIFFDVRKYNRISPNTQLNARLAIGGWLHGDKLPLQRRLSVGGIGTLPGFDFRRVEIGPDVGQCAPDGVAMPGRPALCERVALAQLEYRNELHSDLIDMFNRNGIRVRGAPFTVRPSVVAFVDAGRGWLVGGRFGDLRYPSGALPPFGTYRTDLGLGLDLGVTGLYVAKAVSSPKEPANFFVRIHNRF, from the coding sequence ATGACAGGCGCCAGACGGTTTCGTCTCATTGTCGCCTGCGCAGCAGTGGTCGCCCCGCTGTCTCCGATCGACGCCCAGGTGCCCGACACAGTCAAGAGGGACTCGACGTTCGATATCAGGTCGTTCTGGCGCAACAGGGGAGACAGGAACGGCCTCACGCTGACGTCGGGCAAAGCATACAATCGCGTCGAAGGTCTGCCGATCATGATGGGGCCAAACTTTCGCGGCGACTTCGGGCGCTCGACGCTGCGCCTCGCTGTGCTCGGAATTCTTCGCACCGCACACTCCGCGCACTGGGACTCGGAGAACCTCGGACACAGCGTAACGGCTGATGCGCGCTTCGGCGGCCGGCGCGGATATTCGGTCGGCGCTTCGTCGTACGATATCGTTTCACCCGTGGAGCGATGGCAGCTGCCCGAGCCCGATGCAGGCCTCGCCGCATTTTTTCTGAAGCGGGACTACCTGGACTATTTCGGCCGACACGGAGCGCGTTTGTCAGCGTCGGCATTTTCGGGCGAGGCCGCCACGCTGGAGATGAGCTACGCGCACGAGCGTTGGAGCTCGAGGCGAGAGAGAGATGTGATGACGCTCTTCCGAAGCGGGGAAGGATGGCGCACGAATCCTGTGATGCAGGACGGCACGGCCCATCTCTTCGAGACGAGAGTCGGCCTCGATTCACGGAACGCAGAGCTGAACCCCTGGGCGGGATGGTATCTCGACGCGCACTACGAGTACGGCAGGGGTCACCTCGTGCCGTTTCAGCTCGAGCCCTCCGGAGCTCTGTTCGGAGCATTGCCGGGCGATGATCCCACGCCGCTGACTACATACGGGCGCATCTTCTTCGACGTCAGGAAATACAATCGCATCTCGCCGAATACTCAGCTGAATGCCCGGCTGGCAATTGGGGGATGGCTGCACGGCGACAAGCTGCCGCTGCAGCGGCGACTCTCCGTGGGCGGGATTGGAACGCTGCCCGGTTTTGATTTCCGGCGTGTCGAGATCGGTCCCGACGTCGGACAGTGTGCACCCGATGGCGTCGCAATGCCCGGAAGACCTGCGCTGTGCGAGCGTGTCGCGCTCGCTCAGCTCGAGTATCGGAACGAGCTGCATTCCGACCTCATCGACATGTTCAACCGGAACGGAATCAGAGTGCGCGGCGCCCCGTTCACGGTGCGGCCCTCGGTCGTTGCTTTCGTGGACGCCGGCCGCGGCTGGCTCGTAGGCGGCCGTTTTGGCGACCTGCGGTATCCGTCGGGCGCATTGCCGCCCTTTGGTACTTACCGGACAGATCTCGGTCTCGGTCTCGATCTGGGAGTCACGGGGCTGTACGTGGCCAAAGCCGTCTCGTCGCCAAAGGAGCCGGCAAATTTCTTCGTGCGGATCCACAACCGCTTCTGA
- a CDS encoding sigma-54 dependent transcriptional regulator yields the protein MATVLIVDDEPNIRRMVGALLAAEGHQVIDAPTGAQGVARAENDDPDVVLLDLMMPGEMDGMATLQRLKEKHADLPVIMMSGRAGLSDAVTATKLGAINFLEKPLTPEGVLFAIGAALELRQTRRVARELREELGLAGDMVGESPQMTRVDELIARVAATDARVLITGESGTGKELVASAIHDASTRRDRPFVRVNCAAIPRDLVESEMFGHEKGAFTGATQTRIGRFELANTGTLFLDEVGDLSPDAQAKLLRAIEAREIQRVGSSHAVKVDVRIIAATNHDLEKAVQNGRFREDLFFRLNVIPLALPPLREREGDVPLLVRHFCLLHFKRTGQIPPAWTPGALDAMQRYPWPGNVRELANIVERLSIMQPGAEVTANRVQDVLRPARSGETDSSPRPWAFTDEPAATAEPAPPANAMENPTLAEALDDYERRLIQRAIDASHGNIAEAARRLQTDRPNLYRRMKRLGIGQSVEAIASAETQ from the coding sequence GTGGCAACGGTCCTCATTGTCGACGACGAGCCGAACATTCGCCGGATGGTCGGCGCTCTGCTCGCGGCAGAAGGTCACCAGGTAATCGACGCCCCGACGGGGGCCCAGGGAGTTGCCCGCGCGGAGAACGATGATCCCGACGTAGTGCTGCTCGACCTGATGATGCCGGGTGAGATGGACGGCATGGCGACGCTGCAACGTCTGAAGGAAAAGCACGCGGATCTTCCGGTGATCATGATGAGCGGGCGCGCCGGCCTCAGCGATGCGGTCACGGCCACCAAGCTCGGCGCGATAAATTTTCTGGAGAAGCCGCTCACACCTGAAGGCGTTCTCTTTGCAATCGGCGCCGCCCTCGAGCTCAGGCAAACCCGTCGAGTCGCGCGCGAGTTGCGTGAAGAGCTTGGTCTCGCCGGCGATATGGTCGGTGAAAGTCCGCAGATGACGCGCGTGGACGAGCTCATCGCTCGTGTTGCCGCCACCGACGCGCGCGTTCTCATCACCGGCGAGTCAGGAACAGGCAAGGAGCTCGTCGCGAGCGCGATCCACGACGCGAGCACCCGACGCGATCGCCCCTTTGTCCGCGTGAACTGTGCGGCGATCCCCCGCGATCTCGTCGAAAGCGAGATGTTCGGACATGAGAAAGGGGCTTTCACCGGAGCCACACAGACGCGCATCGGAAGATTCGAGCTTGCCAACACGGGCACGCTCTTTCTCGATGAGGTTGGCGACCTGAGCCCCGACGCGCAGGCGAAGCTGCTGCGGGCAATTGAGGCGAGAGAGATTCAGCGAGTTGGCAGCAGCCACGCCGTAAAGGTCGACGTGAGAATCATCGCCGCAACGAATCACGACCTCGAGAAAGCCGTGCAGAACGGGAGATTCCGCGAAGATCTTTTCTTCAGATTGAACGTCATACCGCTGGCGCTGCCGCCGCTCCGCGAGCGCGAAGGCGACGTTCCGCTGCTCGTGAGACACTTCTGTCTCCTCCACTTCAAGCGAACCGGCCAGATCCCTCCGGCATGGACACCGGGCGCGCTCGACGCCATGCAGCGATACCCGTGGCCGGGCAACGTTCGCGAGCTCGCGAACATCGTCGAGCGACTTTCCATAATGCAGCCCGGCGCAGAGGTTACGGCCAACCGCGTTCAGGACGTGCTGCGCCCGGCCCGTTCCGGAGAAACAGATTCGAGTCCCCGGCCATGGGCCTTCACCGATGAGCCGGCCGCAACAGCGGAGCCGGCCCCACCGGCAAATGCAATGGAGAATCCCACCCTTGCAGAAGCGCTGGACGACTACGAGCGACGCCTCATTCAGCGCGCGATTGACGCCTCGCATGGCAACATCGCCGAGGCGGCGCGACGGCTGCAGACGGATCGCCCGAATCTTTACCGGCGTATGAAACGGCTTGGCATCGGCCAGTCCGTGGAAGCCATTGCATCAGCGGAGACGCAATGA
- a CDS encoding ATP-binding protein, whose translation MKQLRFRTRLIVILSLFAIVPAALLTLLWSGTVSSALPLVSGRAAWESVAASGQRAISAVRTATLTPAQRVLVDEHERELSSSLEQARRYSFLAGRSTRVVAAAAVLALIVFGVAASRVAGHLSRQMSRPLDEIVSWTSLIGRGESLPSPDQTPAKGAPEFATLRRRMREMAEAIEAGRRRAAETERLRAYRESARRVAHELKNPLTPIRFAVDRLRRQATPEMQETVEVLATESARLERIAKSFSAFGRLPEGPAAEIDVAELVRHSAVASLPPGIELVTRIDENLPSIVGHNDALSGALSNVLLNAVDACAPAGTITVEAKSIRNGSGDAVEITVSDDGAGIAPSDLAGVWEPYVTNKPGGTGLGLAIARQAVLAHDGTVDATSTLGKGTRIRFVLPVKGPSAARS comes from the coding sequence ATGAAGCAACTCCGGTTCCGCACACGACTTATCGTTATCCTGTCGCTGTTCGCCATAGTGCCTGCGGCGCTGTTAACGCTGCTGTGGAGCGGAACCGTGAGCTCGGCCCTTCCGCTCGTGAGCGGGCGCGCGGCCTGGGAGAGCGTCGCGGCATCGGGTCAACGAGCAATCTCCGCCGTCCGGACCGCCACGCTTACCCCCGCGCAGCGCGTGCTCGTGGACGAACATGAACGGGAGCTTTCAAGCTCTCTCGAGCAGGCGCGCCGCTACAGTTTTCTGGCCGGACGGTCGACACGCGTAGTGGCGGCCGCGGCAGTTCTCGCGCTGATCGTATTCGGCGTCGCCGCCTCGCGCGTTGCCGGACACCTCAGCCGGCAGATGAGCCGCCCCCTCGATGAGATCGTAAGCTGGACCTCACTCATCGGACGTGGCGAGTCGTTGCCGTCTCCGGATCAAACGCCCGCGAAAGGCGCGCCCGAGTTCGCAACGCTTCGCAGAAGAATGCGCGAAATGGCCGAGGCAATCGAGGCGGGGCGCCGCCGGGCAGCTGAGACCGAACGGCTCCGCGCATATCGCGAAAGCGCCCGACGTGTTGCGCATGAGCTGAAGAATCCGTTGACGCCTATTCGATTCGCTGTCGATCGGCTGCGGCGACAGGCAACGCCCGAGATGCAGGAGACTGTGGAAGTACTGGCGACAGAATCAGCGCGTCTCGAAAGAATCGCGAAGAGCTTTTCGGCATTCGGGAGGCTCCCCGAAGGTCCCGCAGCCGAGATCGATGTCGCGGAGCTCGTGCGCCACTCCGCGGTCGCATCACTGCCGCCGGGAATAGAGCTGGTGACGAGGATCGACGAGAACCTGCCGTCAATCGTCGGACACAACGACGCCCTAAGTGGCGCGCTTTCGAATGTTCTGCTCAATGCAGTTGATGCCTGCGCTCCTGCGGGAACGATTACGGTCGAGGCGAAATCCATTCGAAATGGAAGTGGTGATGCCGTCGAGATCACCGTGAGCGACGACGGTGCGGGCATCGCCCCTTCCGATCTTGCCGGCGTGTGGGAGCCCTACGTCACGAACAAGCCCGGGGGAACGGGACTTGGGCTGGCAATTGCGCGACAGGCCGTGCTGGCACATGATGGAACCGTCGACGCTACCAGCACGTTGGGTAAGGGTACGCGCATCCGGTTCGTTTTGCCGGTGAAGGGTCCATCAGCAGCGAGGAGCTGA
- a CDS encoding NYN domain-containing protein — protein MTFRTPRTAPTSAQSRRPVAPIHRGPQAVSHSSAGSQTIHHAPNAALLIDFDNVTMGIRSDLQTELKNLLASDIIKGKVSVQRAYADWRRYPQYIVPLAESSIDMIMAPAYGSAKKNATDIRLAIDALELVFVRPEIGTFILLSGDSDFSSLVIKLKEYGKYVIGVGIRESSSDLLVMNCDEYYSYSSLAGLVKSGDEEVVKHDPWELVSEAVQRMKRNGDVMRADRLKQVMQQMDSSFDEKNVGKSKFSLFVAEAAKKGLLSLNKLENGQYEVDLPRPGGAHGVTGEAPAPAEAAENGDGRRPRRDSRGRGRDRAPRGERPDRSAAAPRSAAAPDAATGTAREAPAATTPRAQAAAPAAAPRSPAPRSPAPRSPAPGEIGATGLRLTREEAFDLVRRAVASLVSGDSAAAASLVRSTARALLGRDSESLSERNFTRILQDAHDADLVDLRRRGNDYEVAAAAGGAPVATQLAAAETANTPAVKPVPAAPRGMAARGGGRGPMGRQGAPPAHILNVGVVGTRAGSTPPAAAAAPVAAPASESDVAPLDAAASASPTEATPSKPTRGRKRGAPVRKTTAKKKVAAKPSIDQPAPASGEAKPPARKRATRGGRKKVTTAGAAAETPASPISE, from the coding sequence ATGACATTCCGCACTCCGCGGACCGCGCCCACCTCAGCACAATCGCGCCGTCCCGTCGCCCCGATTCATCGAGGCCCTCAGGCAGTATCGCACTCCTCAGCTGGCAGTCAGACAATTCACCACGCGCCGAACGCCGCGCTCCTCATCGATTTCGACAACGTCACGATGGGGATCCGGTCGGACCTGCAAACGGAGCTCAAAAACCTCCTCGCCTCCGACATCATCAAAGGGAAAGTCTCGGTTCAGCGCGCCTACGCCGACTGGCGTCGCTACCCGCAGTACATCGTGCCGCTCGCCGAATCGTCGATCGACATGATCATGGCTCCCGCTTACGGCTCGGCGAAGAAAAACGCGACCGACATCCGGCTGGCCATCGATGCGCTCGAGCTCGTGTTCGTCCGTCCAGAGATCGGCACCTTCATTCTTCTCTCCGGTGATTCCGATTTCTCGAGCCTTGTCATCAAGCTCAAGGAGTACGGTAAGTACGTCATTGGCGTCGGGATTCGCGAATCGTCGAGCGATCTCCTCGTGATGAACTGCGACGAGTACTACAGCTACAGCTCGCTTGCCGGGCTCGTGAAGAGCGGCGACGAAGAAGTCGTCAAACACGATCCGTGGGAGCTCGTATCGGAAGCTGTGCAGCGGATGAAGCGAAACGGCGATGTCATGCGCGCCGATCGTCTCAAGCAGGTGATGCAGCAGATGGACAGCTCATTCGACGAAAAGAATGTCGGCAAGTCGAAGTTCTCGCTTTTTGTTGCGGAGGCGGCAAAGAAGGGCCTGCTATCGCTCAACAAGCTCGAGAACGGTCAGTACGAAGTTGACCTTCCACGCCCTGGCGGAGCTCACGGTGTGACGGGTGAGGCGCCCGCGCCGGCAGAAGCGGCGGAAAACGGTGACGGACGGCGCCCACGGCGCGATTCGCGCGGACGCGGTCGAGATCGTGCGCCACGAGGCGAGCGTCCGGACCGATCTGCCGCTGCGCCGCGAAGCGCGGCAGCGCCGGACGCCGCGACTGGAACCGCGCGCGAAGCGCCTGCTGCAACCACGCCGCGCGCCCAAGCTGCGGCACCGGCGGCAGCGCCGCGTTCGCCAGCGCCGCGTTCGCCAGCGCCGCGTTCGCCGGCGCCGGGTGAGATCGGAGCAACCGGCCTGCGACTCACGCGCGAGGAGGCTTTCGACCTAGTCCGTCGCGCGGTCGCTTCGCTCGTCAGCGGAGACTCCGCTGCAGCGGCCAGTCTTGTTCGCTCCACGGCCCGGGCGCTCCTCGGTCGCGACAGCGAAAGTCTGAGCGAGCGTAACTTCACGAGAATACTTCAGGATGCGCACGACGCCGACCTAGTCGACCTGAGGCGCCGAGGCAACGATTACGAAGTCGCGGCCGCGGCCGGCGGCGCTCCGGTTGCGACTCAGCTCGCGGCTGCTGAAACTGCCAACACGCCTGCCGTGAAGCCGGTTCCAGCAGCGCCTCGCGGGATGGCTGCGCGCGGTGGCGGCAGAGGACCGATGGGCCGACAGGGCGCGCCGCCGGCGCATATTCTCAACGTTGGCGTGGTTGGCACGCGCGCGGGATCCACTCCGCCGGCTGCCGCGGCTGCTCCTGTTGCTGCTCCGGCGAGTGAGAGCGATGTCGCACCGCTCGACGCGGCGGCTTCAGCTTCGCCGACAGAAGCGACTCCGTCGAAGCCGACACGCGGTCGGAAGCGAGGCGCTCCAGTCAGGAAAACGACGGCGAAAAAGAAAGTGGCCGCCAAGCCTTCGATCGATCAGCCGGCGCCCGCCTCCGGTGAAGCAAAACCTCCCGCGCGCAAGCGCGCGACGCGCGGCGGTCGCAAGAAGGTGACGACAGCAGGTGCCGCTGCGGAGACGCCAGCTTCCCCAATATCGGAATAG
- a CDS encoding DNA-3-methyladenine glycosylase yields MGRILPRDFYDRETEIVARELLGTILECRTAEGLAGGIIVETEAYISEHDAACHAAAGRTQRTEPLYGQPGIAYVYFIYGMHWCINAVTRAKGLPSAVLIRALEPVHGMSLMRQRRPKARRNRELTNGPGKLCAALGVDRRMNGLPLQRYPVVIRAGDTVSDRDVEITPRIGITQAADWQLRYLVRGNPFVSR; encoded by the coding sequence GTGGGACGAATTCTTCCGCGGGATTTCTACGATCGCGAGACCGAGATCGTAGCTCGCGAGCTGCTTGGAACGATTCTCGAGTGTAGAACGGCCGAGGGCCTTGCGGGCGGAATTATTGTCGAGACCGAGGCATACATCAGCGAGCACGATGCAGCATGCCACGCAGCTGCGGGCCGGACGCAACGCACCGAGCCGCTCTACGGTCAGCCGGGAATCGCGTATGTCTACTTCATCTACGGCATGCACTGGTGCATCAATGCGGTCACTCGCGCCAAGGGTCTGCCCAGCGCCGTACTGATTCGCGCACTCGAGCCGGTCCATGGAATGTCGCTCATGCGCCAGCGGCGTCCGAAGGCAAGAAGGAACCGCGAGCTGACCAACGGGCCCGGAAAACTTTGCGCCGCGCTCGGCGTCGACAGGCGGATGAACGGCCTGCCGCTCCAACGCTATCCAGTTGTCATCCGCGCCGGGGATACTGTAAGCGATCGCGATGTCGAGATCACGCCTCGCATAGGAATCACCCAGGCCGCGGACTGGCAGCTTCGGTATCTCGTCCGCGGGAATCCTTTCGTGTCGCGGTAA
- a CDS encoding glycine C-acetyltransferase, producing MALNRKFGDELDASIEQLKKDGVYKRLNYVDSPQSARVTMEGRGEVLILSSNNYLGLCDEPEVVRGGVEGLDRFGAGTGSVRFICGTFTIHQELEGEIASLVGTEASLSYVSCWNANEGLTATIVEAGDFVVSDALNHASIIDSLRLAKAITKCTTAVYAHSDMDDLVAKLETARDAKRRIIWTDGVFSMEGSIAKLPDILEIAREHDAIVAVDDSHGTGVLGETGRGTAEHFGVLGEVDVITSTLGKALGGAAGGFVAGPASLCDMLTQRSRPQLFSNALPPTVASSALAAIRVLRAQPERVAKLRENVRYFREQIIEAGFKPLPGDTPIVPIIVGETASAIRMSDMLLEEGVFVTGFGFPVVPQGQARVRCQLSAAHSRADLDEAIAAFRTVGRKLGII from the coding sequence GTGGCTCTCAATCGCAAATTCGGCGACGAGCTCGACGCGAGCATCGAGCAGCTGAAGAAGGACGGCGTGTACAAGCGGCTCAATTACGTGGATTCGCCACAGTCGGCTCGCGTGACGATGGAAGGTCGCGGAGAGGTGCTGATCCTTTCCTCGAACAACTACCTCGGCCTGTGCGACGAGCCGGAGGTGGTACGCGGGGGGGTCGAAGGCCTCGACAGGTTCGGCGCCGGAACCGGCAGCGTCCGCTTCATCTGTGGAACATTCACGATTCATCAGGAGCTCGAGGGGGAGATCGCGTCGCTCGTTGGAACGGAAGCGTCTCTGTCGTACGTCTCCTGCTGGAACGCGAACGAGGGATTGACTGCAACCATTGTCGAGGCCGGCGACTTCGTGGTCAGCGATGCACTGAATCATGCGTCGATCATTGACTCGCTCCGCCTCGCGAAGGCGATCACCAAGTGTACGACCGCCGTCTACGCGCACTCCGACATGGACGACCTCGTCGCGAAGCTCGAGACCGCGCGCGACGCGAAGCGACGCATCATCTGGACAGATGGCGTCTTCTCGATGGAAGGCAGCATCGCAAAGCTTCCGGATATTCTCGAGATCGCGCGTGAGCATGATGCTATTGTCGCCGTCGACGACTCACACGGCACCGGCGTGCTCGGCGAGACCGGACGCGGAACCGCCGAGCATTTCGGCGTGCTCGGCGAGGTGGACGTGATCACCTCGACACTCGGCAAGGCGCTCGGCGGCGCGGCCGGCGGTTTCGTCGCTGGACCCGCGTCATTGTGCGACATGCTCACGCAGCGGTCGCGGCCTCAGCTGTTCTCGAACGCGCTTCCTCCAACCGTTGCGTCGAGCGCGCTCGCCGCAATCCGCGTGCTTCGCGCCCAGCCCGAGCGCGTCGCAAAGCTGCGTGAAAACGTACGGTATTTCCGGGAGCAGATAATCGAAGCCGGGTTCAAGCCCCTGCCCGGCGATACGCCTATCGTCCCCATTATAGTCGGCGAAACTGCCTCCGCCATCCGGATGAGTGACATGTTGCTGGAGGAAGGCGTCTTTGTAACAGGATTCGGCTTCCCGGTGGTGCCGCAGGGCCAGGCGCGCGTCAGGTGCCAGCTCAGCGCCGCCCATTCGCGCGCGGATCTGGACGAGGCGATTGCCGCTTTCAGGACCGTGGGGAGGAAGCTCGGGATAATCTGA
- the tdh gene encoding L-threonine 3-dehydrogenase, which translates to MKALVKESAAPGIVLRDVPEPKIREDEVLIRVRRAGVCGTDVHIYDWDDWARGRCRPPFVVGHEFAGDVVEVGRLVTDVQEGDRVTAEGHIVDGRCLLCRTGNAHVCPHTKIIGVDRDGCFAEFIAMPATNVWHLDDSISYDVGGIHDPMGNAFHTALTADIPGATVLVTGCGPIGIFAVGICRAAGASRIIASDINQTRLQLAKEMGAHDAITPDQVERVVRSATDGLGVDVVLEMSGVPAAIHQAFAMVRVGGRIQMLGIPVKPIEIDLPKEIIFKGLTIYGVVGRRMYETWHQMTRFLRAGEFDPTPVITHRFPMDEVDAAIAAIKSGEAGKVIFEIA; encoded by the coding sequence ATGAAAGCCCTCGTGAAGGAATCAGCAGCGCCGGGAATCGTGCTGCGCGACGTGCCCGAGCCGAAGATCAGGGAGGATGAGGTACTGATCCGTGTTCGGCGCGCGGGAGTCTGCGGGACGGACGTCCACATCTACGACTGGGACGATTGGGCACGAGGGCGATGCAGGCCGCCGTTCGTGGTGGGTCACGAGTTCGCGGGTGACGTCGTCGAAGTGGGACGACTCGTGACCGACGTGCAGGAGGGCGATCGCGTCACGGCTGAAGGCCACATCGTCGACGGACGCTGTCTGCTGTGTCGCACCGGAAACGCTCACGTCTGTCCGCACACGAAAATCATCGGCGTCGATCGCGACGGGTGCTTCGCGGAATTCATTGCAATGCCGGCCACCAACGTCTGGCATCTCGACGACTCGATCAGCTACGACGTAGGCGGCATTCACGATCCCATGGGAAACGCGTTTCACACGGCGCTCACCGCGGACATACCAGGCGCCACTGTGCTCGTTACCGGCTGCGGGCCCATCGGTATTTTCGCCGTCGGTATCTGCAGGGCGGCCGGCGCGTCGCGCATCATCGCATCGGACATCAACCAGACGCGCCTGCAGCTTGCAAAGGAAATGGGCGCACACGACGCCATCACGCCCGACCAGGTCGAGAGGGTCGTGAGATCCGCAACCGACGGGCTGGGCGTGGACGTAGTGCTCGAGATGTCCGGAGTTCCCGCCGCTATTCATCAGGCGTTCGCGATGGTGAGAGTGGGCGGGCGGATACAGATGCTCGGAATCCCCGTCAAGCCGATCGAGATAGATCTACCGAAGGAAATAATCTTCAAGGGCCTCACCATTTATGGGGTCGTCGGACGCCGGATGTACGAGACGTGGCACCAGATGACGCGCTTCCTTCGCGCGGGTGAGTTCGATCCGACGCCCGTCATCACGCATCGGTTCCCCATGGACGAGGTCGACGCGGCAATCGCTGCAATCAAGTCCGGGGAAGCCGGCAAGGTAATCTTCGAGATCGCATAG